The following coding sequences lie in one Mesorhizobium sp. DCY119 genomic window:
- a CDS encoding efflux RND transporter periplasmic adaptor subunit, which translates to MDQIVNRPVTETPATVEAALGLDNKGRGRKRRRGWIYALVGLALVAGGGYYMVSGPSSAAVSYTTVPAETGNLVVEVSATGTLQPLTQVDISSELSGVVRSVSAEENQEVRKGDVLAALDTTRLLAQIERAQASVKAAEAKVLDAKTTLKETEQTLARSRQLSARGMVADQTVDTAQAARDRAESAVASADANLAIAAADLKLQQADLAKSTIYAPIDGVILTRSVDPGQTVASSLQAPVLFVIAADLKQMELQAAVDEADIGSVTPGQKARFTVDAFPDRRFDADIRDISFASTTTEGVVTYNARLAVDNAELLLRPGMTATVAIVTREANNIVTVPSAAFRFRPPAADSRRGWSLQNLFMPRMGRPGGGQRQRQVAADGTRTLYVLKDGQPEAVKVKTGSTNGEDTEIVSGISAGDLIITGSQTRN; encoded by the coding sequence ATGGACCAGATTGTCAATCGGCCAGTGACGGAAACTCCAGCGACGGTCGAAGCCGCTCTTGGCCTCGACAATAAGGGACGCGGACGCAAGCGTCGGCGTGGCTGGATTTATGCGCTCGTCGGTCTCGCGCTCGTCGCCGGCGGCGGATACTACATGGTCTCAGGGCCGTCTTCTGCGGCGGTAAGCTACACCACCGTTCCTGCCGAAACCGGCAATCTCGTCGTCGAAGTCTCGGCAACCGGCACCTTGCAACCGCTCACTCAGGTCGACATTTCCAGCGAGCTTTCGGGCGTCGTCCGTTCCGTTTCCGCCGAGGAAAACCAGGAAGTGCGAAAGGGCGACGTGCTTGCCGCTCTCGACACCACCCGGCTGCTCGCCCAGATCGAACGCGCTCAGGCTTCCGTCAAGGCTGCCGAGGCAAAGGTTCTGGATGCGAAGACCACGCTGAAGGAAACCGAACAGACGCTTGCCCGTTCGCGCCAGCTTTCCGCCCGCGGTATGGTCGCCGATCAGACTGTGGATACCGCACAGGCCGCGCGCGACCGCGCCGAGAGCGCGGTGGCGAGTGCCGATGCCAATCTGGCAATCGCGGCCGCCGATCTGAAGCTGCAGCAGGCCGATCTCGCGAAGAGCACCATCTATGCGCCTATCGACGGCGTCATCCTGACCCGCTCGGTCGATCCCGGCCAGACCGTCGCCTCCTCGCTGCAGGCGCCGGTGCTGTTCGTCATTGCGGCCGATCTCAAGCAGATGGAGCTTCAGGCCGCCGTCGACGAGGCCGATATCGGCTCGGTGACGCCGGGCCAGAAGGCACGCTTCACCGTCGACGCCTTTCCGGACCGCCGCTTCGACGCGGATATCCGTGACATCTCCTTTGCCTCAACGACCACTGAGGGCGTGGTGACCTACAATGCCCGCCTGGCCGTCGACAATGCCGAACTGCTGCTGCGGCCCGGCATGACCGCCACCGTCGCCATCGTCACGCGCGAGGCCAACAACATCGTCACCGTGCCGAGCGCAGCCTTCCGCTTCCGACCGCCTGCGGCCGATTCGAGGCGCGGCTGGAGCCTGCAGAACCTGTTCATGCCGCGCATGGGCCGTCCCGGCGGCGGCCAGCGCCAGCGCCAGGTGGCAGCCGACGGCACCCGCACGCTCTACGTGCTGAAGGATGGTCAGCCAGAGGCAGTCAAGGTCAAGACCGGCTCCACGAACGGCGAGGATACCGAGATCGTCTCCGGCATATCAGCCGGCGATCTCATCATCACCGGCAGCCAGACGCGGAACTGA
- a CDS encoding PhzF family phenazine biosynthesis protein: MKGRKYLVYDVFTGEKLAGNPLAVVLDCDGLDTAGMQRIAREFNLSETSFVLPPENPKHKARVRIFTPVYEMPFAGHPTVGTAIALAELDGGGTDELFVLEENIGLFRCAISRSKTGIFAEFDIPELPKQSELTVEPEVIGAALGLDPHEIGFENHRVSLWSAGVPYLTVPVANLDVAKRARMDSPAWLEFTPRRTDGKPASAYVYTRDTVHHDSSFHARMFVAGSPSYEDPATGSAAAAFSGAITHFDAPSDGPARFWIEQGMEMGRPSRIRLEIDVEGGKLAAARIGGNAVKIAEGMLFA, encoded by the coding sequence ATGAAGGGCAGGAAATACCTCGTCTATGACGTGTTCACGGGCGAAAAGCTGGCCGGCAACCCGCTGGCCGTGGTGCTCGATTGCGATGGCCTCGACACGGCGGGAATGCAGCGCATAGCGCGCGAGTTCAACCTGTCGGAAACGTCGTTCGTGCTGCCGCCGGAAAACCCCAAGCACAAGGCAAGGGTGCGCATCTTCACGCCGGTGTACGAGATGCCTTTTGCCGGCCATCCGACCGTCGGCACGGCCATTGCGCTGGCGGAACTGGACGGCGGCGGCACGGACGAGCTTTTCGTGCTGGAGGAGAATATCGGGCTGTTTCGCTGCGCGATCTCGCGCAGCAAAACGGGCATCTTTGCGGAGTTCGACATTCCCGAACTGCCAAAACAATCGGAACTGACGGTGGAGCCCGAAGTGATCGGCGCGGCCCTTGGCCTCGACCCGCACGAGATCGGCTTCGAGAATCACCGCGTCAGCCTATGGTCGGCTGGTGTGCCCTATCTGACAGTGCCGGTTGCGAATCTCGATGTCGCCAAGCGGGCGCGAATGGACAGTCCTGCCTGGCTGGAATTCACGCCAAGACGCACCGACGGCAAGCCGGCCAGCGCCTATGTCTACACACGCGACACCGTCCATCACGACAGCAGCTTCCATGCGCGCATGTTCGTGGCGGGCAGTCCCTCCTATGAGGATCCTGCGACGGGATCGGCTGCGGCGGCCTTTTCCGGTGCGATCACGCATTTCGATGCGCCGAGTGACGGTCCTGCGCGATTCTGGATCGAACAAGGCATGGAAATGGGCAGGCCATCGCGCATCCGGCTGGAAATCGACGTGGAGGGCGGCAAACTGGCCGCCGCGCGCATAGGTGGAAACGCCGTCAAGATCGCGGAGGGAATGCTGTTTGCATAA
- a CDS encoding Ig-like domain-containing protein: protein MPTLSNGSELTVWEDVNNESPDAVLFSITETDGDVLGPTGAHTDFPFGWVDVASVDVFDGFFTVSTFTNDGRTELFTTIETAVFDNDGNYIRTLSDQAAYLSTQIVSVSADSPNDITVTWIGANEYYGGENTQYGQHQIILDGGVVQPDTFINHAPTVSNLSFTLAPGQSLDDIKFSATDADYDLLSFVVVDGPDHGTLQQETKYEAGYYPFHQGHYFDSLHYHADYLNGNLFDYAPEAGFIGTDTFTVYATDGQGNSNVATITITVAPPAESITLTDAKDTVSYKAYDHAVLVAANGGNDRITGSKFNDSLDGGAGNDRLRGGAGNDEITGGAGNDRLRGGAGDDILNGGAGNDRLHGGIGNDILNGGAGHDRLSGGAGNDTFVFDTAPGSANHDRILDFSSADDIIQLDGAVFAGLATGALDAGAFVIGKSAVDENDRIIYNKASGNLLYDADGAGGAAAVKFAAVSHGTSLSAGDFFIV from the coding sequence ATGCCGACCTTAAGCAATGGTAGTGAGCTTACCGTCTGGGAAGACGTCAACAATGAGAGCCCCGACGCGGTTCTGTTTTCCATAACGGAGACTGACGGCGACGTTCTCGGGCCGACAGGGGCGCACACGGATTTTCCGTTCGGCTGGGTCGATGTGGCTTCGGTCGATGTCTTCGACGGCTTCTTCACCGTCTCCACCTTCACCAATGACGGCAGGACCGAGCTCTTCACGACGATAGAAACGGCCGTCTTCGACAATGACGGCAACTATATCCGCACGCTGTCCGATCAGGCGGCCTATCTGTCGACCCAGATCGTCTCCGTCAGCGCCGATAGCCCGAACGACATCACGGTGACGTGGATCGGCGCCAACGAATATTATGGCGGTGAAAACACCCAGTATGGCCAGCATCAGATCATCCTGGATGGTGGCGTGGTCCAGCCCGACACTTTCATCAATCACGCTCCCACGGTCAGCAATCTGAGCTTCACACTTGCGCCGGGACAATCTCTCGACGACATCAAGTTCAGCGCGACGGATGCGGATTACGATCTGCTGAGCTTTGTCGTCGTCGATGGGCCGGACCACGGCACGCTGCAGCAGGAAACGAAATATGAGGCCGGTTACTATCCGTTTCACCAGGGCCATTATTTCGACAGCCTGCACTATCACGCGGATTATCTGAACGGGAACCTCTTCGATTATGCGCCCGAGGCAGGCTTCATCGGCACCGACACATTTACCGTCTATGCCACCGATGGCCAGGGCAACAGCAACGTGGCGACGATCACCATCACCGTCGCTCCGCCGGCCGAAAGCATCACGCTGACCGACGCCAAGGACACCGTCAGCTACAAGGCCTACGATCACGCCGTTCTGGTCGCCGCGAATGGCGGAAACGACCGCATCACCGGCAGCAAGTTCAACGATTCCCTCGATGGCGGTGCCGGCAACGATCGCCTGCGGGGCGGTGCGGGCAATGATGAAATCACTGGCGGCGCGGGCAACGACCGGCTTCGCGGCGGCGCAGGCGACGATATTCTCAACGGTGGTGCCGGCAATGACCGACTTCACGGTGGCATTGGCAATGATATTCTCAATGGCGGTGCCGGCCATGACCGACTCTCGGGCGGGGCGGGTAACGATACCTTCGTCTTCGATACCGCGCCCGGGTCAGCGAACCACGACAGGATCCTCGACTTCAGCTCCGCCGACGACATTATTCAGCTCGACGGTGCTGTCTTTGCCGGGCTTGCCACCGGCGCACTGGATGCCGGGGCATTCGTGATCGGCAAATCCGCCGTCGATGAGAATGACCGCATCATCTACAACAAGGCCTCCGGCAATCTGCTGTACGATGCGGACGGCGCGGGTGGCGCAGCAGCGGTCAAATTCGCCGCTGTAAGCCACGGCACGTCTCTTTCCGCCGGCGACTTTTTTATCGTGTAG
- a CDS encoding cystathionine gamma-synthase has translation MTTSPKNRLAFATRTIHGGQSHDPTTGAVMVPIYATSTYAQQSPGVHKGFEYARSQNPTRFAFERAIADLESGSGAFAFASGLAAIATVLELLDAGAHIVATDDIYGGTFRLLQRVRKRTANLDITFVDFTDLAKVEAAIRPETKMLWVETPTNPLLRIVDLEGVAALARRKGLISVADNTFASPYIQRPLELGIDIVVHSTTKYLNGHSDMVGGCAVVGENKELFDQLKFLQNAVGAISGPFDSFLALRGLKTLALRVERHSQNGTKIAKWLENRSDVRRVIYPGLESHPQHAIAKAQMHAFGGMITVEFDRDLAATKRFLERTQLFALAESLGGVESLIEHPALMTHGSIPAEQRAALGISDSLVRISAGIEDGDDLIADLDQALAG, from the coding sequence ATGACCACTTCGCCCAAGAACCGCCTGGCTTTCGCCACCCGCACCATCCATGGCGGCCAGAGCCACGACCCCACGACCGGCGCGGTGATGGTGCCGATCTACGCCACCTCGACCTATGCCCAGCAGAGCCCCGGCGTGCACAAGGGTTTTGAATATGCGCGCAGCCAGAACCCGACGCGCTTTGCCTTCGAGCGCGCCATCGCCGATCTCGAAAGCGGCTCGGGCGCCTTTGCCTTCGCCTCGGGGCTGGCAGCAATCGCCACGGTGCTGGAACTGCTCGACGCCGGCGCGCACATCGTCGCCACCGATGACATCTATGGCGGCACGTTCCGGCTCCTTCAGCGGGTGCGCAAACGTACGGCCAATCTCGACATCACCTTTGTCGACTTCACCGACCTCGCCAAAGTCGAAGCCGCCATCCGGCCCGAGACGAAGATGCTCTGGGTGGAGACGCCGACCAACCCGCTGCTGCGCATCGTCGACCTCGAGGGCGTGGCAGCTCTCGCGCGCCGCAAGGGCCTGATCTCGGTTGCCGACAACACTTTCGCCAGCCCCTATATCCAGCGGCCGCTGGAACTCGGCATCGACATCGTCGTCCACTCGACGACCAAATATCTCAACGGCCATTCCGACATGGTCGGCGGCTGCGCGGTCGTCGGCGAGAACAAGGAACTCTTCGACCAGCTTAAATTCCTGCAAAATGCCGTCGGCGCGATTTCAGGACCGTTCGACAGCTTCCTGGCCCTGCGCGGCCTGAAGACGCTGGCGCTGCGGGTTGAAAGGCATTCGCAGAACGGCACGAAGATCGCGAAATGGCTGGAAAACCGTTCGGATGTCCGCCGCGTCATCTATCCCGGCCTCGAAAGCCATCCCCAGCACGCAATCGCCAAGGCGCAGATGCATGCCTTCGGCGGCATGATCACTGTGGAATTCGACCGCGACCTCGCCGCCACAAAGCGCTTCCTCGAACGGACCCAGCTTTTTGCGCTGGCAGAGAGCCTTGGCGGCGTCGAAAGCCTGATCGAGCACCCTGCCCTGATGACCCATGGCAGCATTCCGGCAGAACAGCGAGCAGCGCTCGGCATCTCCGATTCGCTGGTGCGTATTTCGGCGGGCATCGAGGACGGCGACGACCTGATCGCGGATCTGGATCAGGCGCTGGCGGGATAG
- a CDS encoding pyridoxal-phosphate dependent enzyme yields MTRLRKPYSSVLDLIGETPVVELTKFDTGKCRLFIKLESQNPGGSIKDRIALSMIADAERYGRLAPGGTIVEATAGNTGLGLAQVGIPKGYRIILVVPDKMSREKIQHLRALGADVRLTRSDVGKGHPEYYQDMAEKIAAGIPGAFYVNQFANPANPLAHETTTGPEIWEQLEHKVDAVVVGVGSGGTLTGLGRFFKEVSPQTEMVLADPVGSVLAPLIKTGKMEEAGSWTVEGIGEDFVPPNADLSLVSKAYSIPDKASMLAVRDLLSREGILAGSSSGTLLSAALRYCREQTTAKRVVTFVCDSGNKYLSKVFDDFWLAEQGLSERDNHGDLRDLVARSHREGGTVFAGPGDSLLTAYGRMRRADVSQLPVLDDGKLVGIIDESDVLAVVDGPYDSRWDRFNAPVNSAMSSELHTLQASQTLDSLLPVFDRNEVAIIFDGDEFVGLITRIDLINHLRRAR; encoded by the coding sequence ATGACACGTCTGCGCAAGCCCTATTCCTCGGTGCTCGATCTGATCGGCGAGACGCCGGTGGTCGAGCTGACGAAATTCGACACCGGCAAATGCCGGCTCTTCATCAAGCTCGAGAGCCAGAACCCCGGCGGCTCGATCAAGGACCGCATCGCGCTTTCCATGATCGCCGACGCCGAACGCTACGGACGCCTGGCGCCCGGCGGTACGATTGTCGAGGCGACGGCAGGCAATACCGGGCTTGGCCTTGCGCAGGTCGGCATTCCCAAGGGCTATCGCATCATCCTCGTCGTGCCCGACAAGATGTCGCGTGAAAAGATCCAGCATCTGCGCGCATTGGGCGCCGACGTACGGCTCACCCGCTCGGATGTCGGCAAGGGCCATCCCGAATATTATCAGGACATGGCCGAGAAGATCGCCGCCGGCATTCCCGGTGCCTTCTACGTCAACCAATTCGCCAATCCGGCCAATCCGCTGGCCCACGAAACCACGACCGGGCCGGAAATCTGGGAACAGCTCGAACACAAGGTCGACGCAGTGGTCGTCGGCGTAGGTTCGGGCGGCACGCTGACCGGCCTTGGCCGCTTCTTCAAGGAGGTATCACCGCAGACCGAGATGGTGCTTGCCGATCCCGTCGGCTCGGTGCTGGCGCCGCTCATCAAGACCGGCAAGATGGAAGAGGCAGGCAGCTGGACCGTTGAGGGCATCGGCGAGGATTTCGTGCCGCCCAACGCCGACCTGTCGCTCGTCTCCAAGGCCTATTCGATTCCCGACAAGGCGAGCATGCTGGCGGTGCGCGACCTGCTTTCCCGTGAGGGCATCCTCGCCGGTTCCTCCTCCGGCACGCTTCTATCTGCTGCCTTGCGCTATTGCCGCGAGCAGACCACGGCGAAGCGGGTCGTGACCTTCGTCTGCGACAGCGGCAACAAATATCTGTCCAAGGTGTTCGACGATTTCTGGCTGGCCGAACAGGGCCTCTCCGAGCGCGACAACCACGGCGATCTGCGCGATCTCGTCGCCCGCTCGCACCGCGAGGGCGGCACCGTCTTCGCCGGCCCCGGCGACAGCCTGCTGACAGCCTACGGCCGCATGCGCCGTGCAGACGTTTCGCAACTGCCGGTGCTCGACGACGGTAAACTCGTCGGCATCATCGACGAGAGCGACGTGTTGGCCGTGGTCGACGGCCCCTATGACAGCCGCTGGGATCGTTTCAACGCCCCGGTCAATTCGGCCATGAGTTCGGAACTCCACACGCTCCAGGCGAGCCAGACACTGGATTCTCTGCTGCCCGTCTTCGACCGCAACGAGGTCGCCATCATCTTCGATGGTGACGAATTCGTCGGTCTCATCACCCGCATCGACCTGATCAACCATTTGAGGCGCGCACGATGA
- a CDS encoding DUF2188 domain-containing protein has protein sequence MSDDQTAKVTAHQKNDDDKWYYSISGDDERVGPYDSEEEALAAGEEVLDEMASDDEDEDEDGDEVVAEADDDDSDEEEEDEEKASA, from the coding sequence ATGTCCGACGATCAGACTGCCAAGGTGACGGCCCATCAGAAGAACGATGACGACAAGTGGTACTACTCGATCAGCGGCGATGACGAACGGGTCGGTCCATACGATTCCGAGGAAGAAGCGCTTGCTGCCGGAGAAGAGGTTCTCGACGAAATGGCGAGCGATGACGAGGATGAAGATGAAGACGGCGACGAAGTCGTAGCCGAAGCGGATGACGACGATAGCGACGAAGAAGAAGAGGACGAGGAAAAAGCCTCGGCTTGA
- a CDS encoding DMT family transporter, whose protein sequence is MTAPQSNLKAALWMGGSLACMLAMTIAGRETTRELNVFQVMEMRSIIGLLMLYPLVLRSGGIRAMRTTLPLQHLSRNIAHYAGQALWLFALTLIPLAQLIAIEFTAPIWTALLAMAFLGERMNIWKTGAIVFGLIGVTVIVRPGVAEVNAGQLVVLAAAVCFAISFVLVKALTRRDSAVKIIFWMLVIQSVIGLIPALHEWHWPSLHVWPWIFVIAFSGSYAHYCMARAVAHADATVVMPMDFVRVPATALVGWLVYSEQIDMFTAIGAALILGGNLLNLMARTRRTVTA, encoded by the coding sequence ATGACCGCACCCCAATCCAATCTCAAGGCAGCCCTGTGGATGGGCGGTTCGCTGGCCTGCATGCTCGCCATGACGATCGCCGGGCGCGAAACGACCAGGGAGCTGAACGTTTTCCAGGTGATGGAGATGCGCTCCATCATCGGCCTTCTCATGCTCTATCCGCTGGTGCTGCGCAGCGGCGGCATCAGGGCAATGCGAACGACGTTGCCCTTGCAGCATCTGTCCCGCAACATCGCCCACTATGCCGGCCAGGCCCTTTGGCTCTTCGCGCTGACGCTTATCCCGCTTGCCCAGCTTATCGCCATCGAGTTCACCGCGCCGATCTGGACCGCCCTGCTCGCCATGGCTTTCCTCGGCGAGCGCATGAATATCTGGAAGACGGGCGCGATCGTGTTCGGGCTGATCGGCGTCACCGTCATCGTCCGGCCGGGCGTTGCCGAGGTCAATGCCGGCCAGCTTGTCGTGCTTGCCGCCGCGGTCTGCTTCGCCATTTCCTTCGTGCTGGTGAAGGCGCTGACGCGCAGGGACAGCGCGGTAAAGATCATCTTCTGGATGCTGGTCATCCAGTCGGTCATCGGCCTGATCCCGGCGCTGCACGAGTGGCATTGGCCATCGCTGCATGTCTGGCCATGGATTTTCGTCATCGCCTTTTCCGGCTCCTACGCGCACTACTGCATGGCGCGTGCGGTCGCCCACGCTGACGCGACAGTCGTCATGCCCATGGATTTCGTGCGCGTGCCGGCGACTGCGCTTGTCGGCTGGCTGGTCTATTCGGAGCAGATCGACATGTTCACCGCCATCGGCGCCGCTCTCATCCTCGGCGGCAACCTGCTCAATCTGATGGCGCGCACACGGCGGACTGTCACGGCCTGA